The stretch of DNA CCGCTGGCGTATCTACTGCTTTTTATTCCTGCATTCCGTAATTCTGATTAGCTGGGGTCTGGCGCTTTTTGAGTATGTATTTCAAGTGCCTGCTAACCGTATGGGGTTTGAGGAGAACGGTGGCCCCTTCAACCTGTTTCAACTGAAGGTGATTCAGGAAGTAGTATCGCTGACGGTATTCACGCTGTGCGCCGTGTTTGTTTTCAAGACGGATAAACTGGCCTGGAACCACGTGGTCGGCTTTGTGTTGCTGGTGGCGGCCGTGTACGTAATATTCAAGAAATGGTAAGAGGGTGCAGCCTCGCAGAGTCCCTTGTTAGTGATGTTTGCATACCCACCCAAGTGTTGAGCTTTCTTGGCGGGTTGTTTACGTAAGCATTCACAGGAAATAGTAATTTTTGGCCCTGGCCAGGCAACCCCGCTGCTGCGTATGCGTACGGAAACGCGCCCCACTACAGGGGCTTTTCATGTTTCTGTTCTCCGCCCTGCGTATGTCAAAAAAATACTATTTTCTGCTGCTACTCTGTTTGTGGCTGCTGCACTTACCTACTACGCACGCACAAAAGGTGGGCCTGGTGCTTAGTGGGGGCGGCGCGAAGGGCCTGGCACACGTGGGGGTGCTGAAGGTGCTGGAGCAAAACCGCATCCCCATCGACTACATTGTGGGCACCAGCATGGGTGCCATTGTGGGCGGTATGTACGCGGCCGGCTACTCCCCCCAGGAAATTGAGGAAATTGTGCTGAAGCCGGAGTTTCAGAACTGGGTGGCCAACCGCCCCCTGGAGGGCAAGGTGTTCAACTTCTACGATGCCGACCCCTCCCCCGCTGCCCTGCATCTGGGCCTGGCCGTCGATTCAGCCTTCCGCACGCGCGTAACGCCGCGCATCATTAACGATGCCACCCTAAACTACGTGCTGGCCACTATGCTGGCTCCGGCCGGCGCCATCTCCAACTACAACTTTGATAACCTGTTTGTGCCTTACCGGGCCGTGGCCTCAGAGGTGTTTACTCGCCAGAAGGTTATTCAGCGCAGCGGCTCCCTTTCCGATGCCGTGCGTAACTCCATGGCCTTTCCGCTGGCCTTCCGCCCCATTCGGCAGGAAGATGGCCGCTACCTGTTTGATGGGGCCGTGGTAGACAATTTTCCTACCGGGGTTATCAAGAATGAGTTTAAGCCCGATATTATTATTGGGGTGAACGTGGGGGATGTGGCCTACAACAAATATCCTAAAGAGAAAGACGACCAGCTGCTTACCAGCACCTTGCTCTTCCTGGGTTCGAACGGGGCCGATACCACCTCCGTAGGACCCAACGGCATTTTTATTCAGCCAGACCTGACGGACTTCACGGCCGCTGATTTTGGACGGGTGCGCCGCCTGGTAGCCCTGGGGGAAAACGCAGCCAACGAGAAGCTCCCCCTTATGCTCAAGCGCATTCAGCGCCGGGAGGATACCGTGTCGTTGCAGCAGCGGCGGCGGGCGTTTCAGGAGCGGGCGCCCCGCCCCACGTTTACCAGCGTAACCGTGCAGGGCCTGCCGCGGCAGCAGCAGGAGTTTGTGCGCCGGTTCTTCCAGCGCAGTGGCTCTGCTTACTCCCCCAGCGACATTGAGGAGGGCTACTTCCGCTTGGTCAGCAACGACTTTTTTACCAACGTGTACCCCCGGGTGCGTTACTCTGAAGAGCAAAAGGGCTACGGGCTTCGCATTGATGCCCGCCAGGCCAATAACCTCACCGCCGACCTGGGTGTGCTGCTTTCGTCGCGCTCCATGAGCAACTTTTACCTGGGAGGGGCCTACCGCTACCTGAGCCGCTACCTGTATACGGTGCGCGCTAATGCCACCGTTGGCCGCTTTTACAATGCAGTGCAGGGAGCTTTTCGAGTGAGTGTGCCGGGTCAGATTCCACTCTACTTTGAGCCCATCGTTACCTTCAACAACCTTAATTACCAAGATACCGGCGGGCTGCTTGGGGAGAATGCCAAAACCAGCCAGCTGGTACAACGCGACCTAAAAACGGGTCTCACCGTTGGTATCAGCCCTAACTACCGCAGCCGATATATACTGGATATAGCCGCGTTTACCAACCGCGACCGGTTTGCCAACACCCAGGAGCTAAGTAGCACCGACGTACTGGACCTGAACCGCTTTCAGGGCATCACGGCGGGCGTCCGCTTTGAGCGCAACTCCCTCGACCGCCGCCAGTACTCCACCAAGGGCCGCCGGGTAGAATTTACCTTCCGGGGAGTGACGGGCCAGGAGAAATACAGTCCGGGCTCTACCGCGAATGGGGTGCTCGCCCGCACTAAAAACCAACAATGGGTGCGGGGCTCTATCTTTTCGGAGCAGTATTACTCGCTCAGCAAGAGCGACTCGGTAGGGGCTAAAACCAATGCCTGGGGCTATCTGGTTGATGCCGTAGCCAGCACGCAGGGTGCGTTTGCTACGTACCGTTCTTCCCTCACTACCTCCGCTGCTTTCCTGCCCCTGCCCGATTCTCGCACGCTGTTTCTGGATAATTACCGGGGTACAGCTTACGCCGCAGTTGGCTTGCGCTACGTCCGAGGCATCTTCCGGGGCCTGGAGTGGCGCACCGAAGGCTACGCGCACGTGCTGGTACGCCCCTGGAAAGAGGCCTACGACAACCCCGTGCTGGTGCGCCGCGCCAATAGTGTGAGCCGCCCCTACCTGACCCTCATGACGGGCCTGGTCTACCAGACCCCCGTGGGCCCTTTATCCGTGCAAGCCATTCACTACGACGACGACAACCACCGCTTCGGCGTATTTGCCCATATCGGGTACGTTCTCTTCCGCGAACGGTCACTGGAATAGGGGTGATGGCGTAATTATGAGATGAGGTGATACAGGGAGAGGTAAGAAGTGAATAGCACATCACCCGTACTCCTTTGTCACCTCATCTCTTAATTACGCCATCACCTCATCACGTATTTCCCTCATTTGGGTACTGCGGGGGCTCTTCGCCGGGGGAATGGGGTGAGGAAGGGCTGGGGCTGCAGCCGGCCACGATGGCACATTGCAGGTTCTCGCCGTGATGGAAGCGCCGGAACAGAACGGTAGCCAGCCACATGGCCACCGAAGGCGCCACCCAGTATACCCACATGCCGTAGTACTCACCAGCGGCCACTGCCGAGCCCAGCGTGCGGGCCGGGTTCAGGCTCATGCCTGAATAGGGCGTTTCGTACACGATGTATAGAGCCAGCAGGGCACCTATCAGCCAACCGGCCAGCTCCTTGAGCTTTTTGGAATGCAGAGCCAGGAGCAGCACCAGCATCAGGATAAAGGAAATGACAAATTCTCCGGCAAAAGCCAGCAGCACGCCCCGCGGCAGCGGTACGGGCTGCGTAACGGTGTAGTTTACGGTAGGATGCGCGTAGAGCTTGCCTAGTATCAGCTTCAGCAGCTGCGCCGCGCTAATGGCCCCGGCTACCTGAGCCAGCACGTACCACACGGCATCGGCAGTCCGGATTTTGCCTAGTTGCCAGAAGGCCAGCGTAACGGCCGGGTTGATGTGAGCACCCGATTTCTTGCCCCAGGGGCTGTACACTATGAGCACAATCACTACTCCCATGGCCAGGCCCATCAGCCAGTGCCGGGCCGTGTCGTTAGTTTGCAGAGCCTGCCGCACGGGTGAGGCCGGGTGCTCCAGCAGAGTAGTCAGGAGTCCCGCATTCGTCACAAAGAAGCCAATACCGAGTGCTTCGGCTAGGTAATGAGACCAATGACGACGGAAGGCGGAACGAAGTTGGGTGAGGAAGAGCATGGAGCAACCACGGGCAGGAAGAGTGGCCTAGCTACAACGAAACCCACCGTACGCAGTTACTACGCCCGAGCTTACAGCTGCCCGCCCCTGGCCTAGCGCTGCACCAGAATCAGGGCCGAGGAGGCAGGCACTTCCACGGTCAGGGTTTCGCCCGCGCCCTCTACCGTCCGGATTCCCTGCTGACTGATTTGGTCGCCGGCCAGCACCACGGAGTAACGCCCGCCGGGAATGGGCAGCCTGGCGGTCTGGCGGTTACCGTTAAAGAGCACCACAATGTTGTTCCAGGTATCGCCGCCGGCGTAGCCTTTCAGGCGGTACCCGATGGTAGTGGCCGGCAGGTTGGGCAAAAACTCCAGGTGCTGCTGCACCAGCTCTTGGGTGGGTAGCCGGAAGGCCGGGTGGGCGCGCCGCAGGGCAATGAGCTGGCGGTAAAACTGGTTGATGCGCAGGTACTGCGCTTTCCGCGCCCAATCAAGCTGATTAACGCTATCGGGGAGGTTGTAGGAGTTGTGGGAGCCGCCTTTAGTCCGCAGGAAATCATCACCCACGGGCAGGAACGGCACACCCTGCGAGGTAAACACGATGGTGTTGCTGAGCAAATCCATCTTTATCAGCTCCTCTTCTGATGCGCCGGGGTTGGAAACCGTGAGCTTATCCCAGAGCACCCGGTCGTCGTGGCAGGCTACGTAGTTGATGGCCTGCATAGGTGAAGTGGCCCAGGGCGCTTTCGAGTAAT from Hymenobacter taeanensis encodes:
- a CDS encoding patatin-like phospholipase family protein, which produces MSKKYYFLLLLCLWLLHLPTTHAQKVGLVLSGGGAKGLAHVGVLKVLEQNRIPIDYIVGTSMGAIVGGMYAAGYSPQEIEEIVLKPEFQNWVANRPLEGKVFNFYDADPSPAALHLGLAVDSAFRTRVTPRIINDATLNYVLATMLAPAGAISNYNFDNLFVPYRAVASEVFTRQKVIQRSGSLSDAVRNSMAFPLAFRPIRQEDGRYLFDGAVVDNFPTGVIKNEFKPDIIIGVNVGDVAYNKYPKEKDDQLLTSTLLFLGSNGADTTSVGPNGIFIQPDLTDFTAADFGRVRRLVALGENAANEKLPLMLKRIQRREDTVSLQQRRRAFQERAPRPTFTSVTVQGLPRQQQEFVRRFFQRSGSAYSPSDIEEGYFRLVSNDFFTNVYPRVRYSEEQKGYGLRIDARQANNLTADLGVLLSSRSMSNFYLGGAYRYLSRYLYTVRANATVGRFYNAVQGAFRVSVPGQIPLYFEPIVTFNNLNYQDTGGLLGENAKTSQLVQRDLKTGLTVGISPNYRSRYILDIAAFTNRDRFANTQELSSTDVLDLNRFQGITAGVRFERNSLDRRQYSTKGRRVEFTFRGVTGQEKYSPGSTANGVLARTKNQQWVRGSIFSEQYYSLSKSDSVGAKTNAWGYLVDAVASTQGAFATYRSSLTTSAAFLPLPDSRTLFLDNYRGTAYAAVGLRYVRGIFRGLEWRTEGYAHVLVRPWKEAYDNPVLVRRANSVSRPYLTLMTGLVYQTPVGPLSVQAIHYDDDNHRFGVFAHIGYVLFRERSLE
- a CDS encoding MIP/aquaporin family protein — translated: MLFLTQLRSAFRRHWSHYLAEALGIGFFVTNAGLLTTLLEHPASPVRQALQTNDTARHWLMGLAMGVVIVLIVYSPWGKKSGAHINPAVTLAFWQLGKIRTADAVWYVLAQVAGAISAAQLLKLILGKLYAHPTVNYTVTQPVPLPRGVLLAFAGEFVISFILMLVLLLALHSKKLKELAGWLIGALLALYIVYETPYSGMSLNPARTLGSAVAAGEYYGMWVYWVAPSVAMWLATVLFRRFHHGENLQCAIVAGCSPSPSSPHSPGEEPPQYPNEGNT